One region of Primulina tabacum isolate GXHZ01 chromosome 1, ASM2559414v2, whole genome shotgun sequence genomic DNA includes:
- the LOC142511808 gene encoding MAPK kinase substrate protein At1g80180: protein MAGLQRSEVSFRRQGSSGLVWDDKILSSELSQLANPRKESDTKPNLPENKEEAAAEVAVATENPSRPPGLKIERSRSNGGGRGFRTGKVSPAVEPPSPKVSACGFCGAFGKNDKTRRRPPNPGKRVR, encoded by the coding sequence ATGGCTGGTCTGCAGAGATCTGAAGTATCCTTCAGGAGGCAAGGCTCTTCGGGATTGGTGTGGGACGACAAAATCCTCTCGAGCGAATTGAGCCAGCTCGCCAACCCTAGAAAGGAAAGCGACACCAAACCGAATCTACCAGAGAACAAGGAAGAAGCGGCCGCGGAGGTAGCAGTCGCCACCGAGAATCCCAGCCGACCTCCAGGATTGAAGATCGAGAGGAGCCGATCCAACGGTGGAGGTCGAGGATTCAGAACCGGGAAGGTTTCTCCGGCGGTCGAGCCACCGTCTCCGAAGGTTTCAGCTTGTGGGTTCTGCGGTGCTTTCGGGAAAAATGACAAGACGCGCCGCCGACCGCCGAATCCCGGTAAGCGCGTGAGGTGA
- the LOC142546782 gene encoding pentatricopeptide repeat-containing protein At1g52640, mitochondrial, producing MAVKSFVHSLLSRAHDPSRTHKLFRNQIVQQWSSRSISVHHQQIISYPPSTHLVNELSRILSDYRNPQHDIESALSPFVSKLSTDIVEQVLKRCRNLGFSAHRFFIWAQGIPDFRHSKESHYILVDILGSSRQFPLLWDFLMEVKSSGHCELSREIFWVVFRSYSRANLPADATRAFNKMADFGIRPCLEDLDQLLYSLCKRKHVRHAHEFFDRVKNDDNLSPSVKTYSILMSGWGEVGKPLEAQKLFDEMTERGCVVDLLSWNSLLDALCKGGKVDEAYELFRGMRRKGLEPDSYSYSIFIHASCDSNDLHLAFRILDSMKRYNLVPNVFTYNHIIKKLCNNGKVDEAYELLDEMIESGSMKPDTWSYNTILASHCDHNEVNKALRLISRMNKDSCQPDRHTYNMVLKMLIRIGRFDRVEKIWHSMEERGFYPSVSTYAVLVHGLCMKRSKVDEACKYFEMMVDEGIPPYTATCELLSNKLIGSGFADKADILAEKMERSTSQSIQDAANIMRGNRYRVRSRTEDKYSDESDV from the coding sequence ATGGCCGTAAAATCATTTGTACATTCTCTTCTCTCACGTGCGCACGATCCCTCGAGAACCCACAAACTTTTTCGCAACCAAATTGTTCAACAGTGGTCGTCTCGTTCAATTTCAGTCCACCACCAACAAATAATCTCATACCCACCATCGACGCATCTCGTCAATGAGCTTTCCCGGATTCTGAGCGACTACAGAAACCCCCAACACGACATCGAGTCAGCGCTCTCTCCATTTGTTTCCAAGCTTTCCACAGATATAGTCGAGCAAGTGTTGAAAAGGTGCAGGAATCTTGGATTCTCGGCTCACAGATTCTTCATCTGGGCTCAAGGTATTCCAGATTTTAGACATAGTAAAGAGAGTCACTATATTCTTGTCGATATCTTGGGGAGTAGCAGGCAGTTTCCATTGCTATGGGATTTTTTAATGGAGGTGAAAAGTTCTGGACATTGTGAACTTAGTCGGGAAATTTTCTGGGTCGTTTTCAGATCTTACAGTAGAGCTAATTTACCAGCTGACGCCACAAGGGCTTTCAATAAGATGGCTGATTTCGGGATTAGGCCTTGTTTAGAGGATCTTGATCAGCTTTTGTATTCATTGTGCAAAAGGAAGCATGTGAGGCATGCTCACGAGTTCTTCGACAGAGTTAAAAACGATGATAATTTGAGTCCAAGTGTGAAGACATACAGCATTCTGATGAGTGGCTGGGGTGAGGTCGGCAAGCCCTTAGAAGCACAAAAGCTGTTTGATGAAATGACTGAAAGAGGGTGTGTGGTTGATTTGCTTTCATGGAATAGTCTGTTGGATGCTCTGTGCAAAGGAGGGAAGGTGGACGAAGCGTATGAATTGTTTCGAGGGATGAGGCGCAAAGGGCTTGAACCTGATTCTTATTCTTATTCCATATTCATCCATGCTTCTTGTGATTCGAATGATCTTCATTTGGCATTTCGGATTCTTGATTCGATGAAAAGGTATAATCTTGTTCCAAATGTGTTCACCTACAATCACATTATCAAGAAGCTTTGCAACAACGGTAAAGTCGATGAGGCTTATGAGCTATTAGATGAGATGATCGAGAGCGGTTCTATGAAACCAGACACTTGGAGTTACAACACTATTTTAGCTTCACATTGTGATCACAATGAAGTCAACAAGGCACTTAGGCTAATTTCAAGAATGAACAAAGATTCTTGTCAACCAGATAGGCATACCTATAATATGGTGCTTAAAATGCTAATCAGAATAGGAAGATTCGATAGGGTTGAGAAAATTTGGCATTCGATGGAAGAGAGAGGATTTTATCCTTCTGTCTCTACGTATGCCGTCTTGGTTCATGGTCTTTGTATGAAGAGAAGTAAAGTTGACGAAGCTTGTAAATATTTCGAAATGATGGTTGATGAAGGGATACCTCCTTACACTGCAACTTGTGAATTGTTGAGTAATAAACTTATTGGATCAGGATTTGCAGACAAAGCGGATATTCTTGCAGAGAAAATGGAAAGAAGCACCTCTCAGTCCATTCAAGATGCAGCAAACATCATGAGAGGTAACAGATATCGTGTTAGGTCGAGAACCGAAGACAAATATTCAGATGAAAGTGATGTGTAG
- the LOC142546789 gene encoding putative polygalacturonase At1g80170 translates to MAPHWHKMRELISSSVSSSQFKNSFLRIIYFINYVLFNFVNPKSFGPLSSGIYGNTAASSNFILLNIDDFGARGDGCTDDTKTLQDVWKLACSLSSPAKIIIPAKKSYHVRPTNFNGPCLSKVTLQISGVIVAPQDPEVWSGLDVHKWLYFRGVDYLTVEGDGKINGMGQEWWARSCKTNTSNLCTHAPTAITFHKCSKLQVRNITLANSQQMHMAFTSCVNVAVSGVKILSPADSPNTDGIHISASTEVDLTGIAVSTGDDCVSIVSNSSKIRVKDIFCGPGHGISIGSLGKHNSSAAVQDVVVDGAIFIDTENGVRIKTWQGGSGFARKITFQNIQMRNVSHPIIINQYYCDSTLPCPNQTSSVSIDSVIFRNIKGTSATEEAIILSCSDDYPCTRLFLEDIQLEWVSGVAKAFCWEAYGTSLGLIRPSPCVDALVRQTAKSYSMSMWIYDYAFF, encoded by the exons ATGGCTCCCCACTGGCACAAAATGCGAGAGCTGATTTCTTCGTCTGTTTCTTCTTCTCAATTCAAAAATTCATTTCTACGGATAATTTATTTCATCAATTATGTTCTCTTCAATTTCGTCAATCCAAAATCATTCGGCCCTTTATCATCTGGGATTTACGGAAACACTGCCGCCAGCTCAAATTTCATTCTTCTTAACATCGATGATTTCGGTGCCAGAGGCGATGGCTGCACCGATGACACCAAG ACTTTGCAAGATGTTTGGAAGCTAGCTTGTTCATTATCGTCGCCAGCGAAAATAATAATCCCAGCAAAGAAATCATATCATGTTCGACCAACTAATTTTAACGGGCCATGTCTTTCCAAAGTGACCTTGCAG ATTTCTGGTGTTATTGTGGCACCACAAGATCCTGAGGTTTGGAGCGGTTTAGACGTGCATAAATGGCTTTATTTCCGTGGCGTAGACTACCTCACGGTGGAAGGAGATGGCAAAATTAATGGGATGGGACAAGAATGGTGGGCTCGATCGTGCAAGACCAATACATCAAAT CTCTGTACCCATGCACCCACG GCTATTACATTCCACAAATGCAGCAAGTTGCAAGTCCGAAATATTACGTTGGCTAACAGCCAGCAAATGCACATGGCCTTTACTAGTTGTGTGAATGTTGCAGTTTCTGGTGTCAAGATTTTATCACCTGCTGATAGCCCCAACACAGATGGGATCCATATAAGTGCATCAACAGAAGTTGATCTTACTGGCATCGCTGTTAGTACAG GAGATGACTGCGTATCCATCGTTAGTAATTCTTCAAAGATCCGAGTAAAGGACATTTTCTGTGGCCCGGGCCATGGAATAAG TATCGGAAGTTTAGGAAAACACAACTCTTCTGCTGCAGTGCAGGATGTTGTTGTTGATGGCGCAATTTTTATTGACACGGAAAATGGGGTGAGGATCAAAACATGGCAG GGAGGCAGTGGATTTGCCCGAAAAATAACGTTTCAGAATATTCAGATGCGTAACGTGTCACATCCTATTATAATAAATCAATACTATTGCGACTCTACATTGCCTTGTCCAAACCAG ACATCCAGTGTCAGTATAGATAGTGTAATTTTCCGTAACATCAAAGGAACCTCAGCGACAGAGGAAGCTATCATATTATCATGCAGCGATGACTATCCATGCACGAGATTGTTTTTGGAGGATATTCAACTTGAATGGGTGTCTGGAGTCGCAAAAGCATTCTGCTGGGAAGCGTATGGCACGAGCTTGGGTCTGATCCGTCCCAGTCCTTGCGTTGATGCCTTGGTTCGACAGACAGCTAAGTCATATTCAATGAGCATGTGgatatatgattatgcattctTTTGA
- the LOC142546748 gene encoding uncharacterized protein LOC142546748 has product MSKSLLRQIKPLHHSQHNFKPTTRILVPHVKAFVNEICEILKTEEKQWEETLQDRFFEEEIAPSEVAHAVFDKIRDCELALKFFGFVSLNSCSLDGFAYSSLLKLLARSKAFLEIDNVLLECLNCEEKLPTHEALDFVIRARADSGLVSKALELYSFVLKTYNVLPHVLACNSLLNVLVKDGNIEGAWRVYNEMVERDCRGENCCLDNYSVCIIVKGLCKEGKVEEGLKLIEKRWGKNCIPNIVFYNTLIDGYCKRGDVKRAYGLLEDLKRKGFLPTEETYGAIVYGLCKQGNFEKVDRILKHMELRGMEVNVQVYNNILDAKYKCGFIGGALEIARKMIELGCKLDIVTYNSLISNACKDGKVQDAEMLLEEILKRGLIPNKLSFTPLIHAHCKKGDFDQASSLVIKMTEYGHKPDLITYGSLIHGLVVAGEIDAALTIRNKMIEKEVPPDACIYNVLINGLCRKGRFADAKQLSVEMLNHNISPDAYVYATLLDGFIRGGNFDDAKKLFDDIINKGMDPGLVGYNAMLKGYCKFGMMKDAVLCMSRMTYRNIKPDEFTYSTIIDGYIKQNKFCSALSMFSLMLKRNVAPNVVIYTSLLSGFCQNGDFTGAEKIFKTMESNGMTPNVVTYTILIGSLCKKGDLVKAALIFERMLASKCAPNDVTFHYLINGLSNNSASVISRTDSESDLHMPMLLDVFGAMMSDGLHPISGAYISIITCLCLRRMLGTALQLTDKMRLKGFPLDSVTLAALLYGICLEGKSKEWRSIIPPKLIGTEQDVALIYMTIFSRYSTREVTSEVSLILHHLARRKQNVVNET; this is encoded by the coding sequence ATGTCTAAATCTCTTCTCCGTCAAATCAAGCCCTTGCACCATTCTCAGCACAATTTTAAACCAACCACGAGGATTCTGGTACCCCACGTCAAGGCATTCGTAAATGAAATCTGTGAGATACTCAAGACTGAAGAGAAACAGTGGGAAGAAACTCTCCAGGATCGATTCTTTGAAGAGGAGATTGCTCCCTCTGAAGTTGCCCACgcagtgtttgataaaattcgTGATTGTGAATTGGCTCTGAAATTCTTTGGTTTTGTTTCCCTAAACAGTTGTTCCCTTGATGGGTTTGCTTATTCTTCGCTTTTGAAGCTTTTAGCCCGATCAAAAGCGTTTCTTGAAATAGACAACGTGTTATTGGAATGTTTGAACTGTGAAGAAAAATTACCAACTCACGAGGCATTGGACTTCGTCATCCGTGCCCGTGCTGATTCTGGTTTAGTTTCAAAAGCTCTCGAGTTGTATTCCTTTGTATTGAAAACTTATAATGTGCTGCCTCACGTGTTGGCTTGTAATTCTTTGCTTAATGTGCTCGTAAAGGATGGAAACATTGAAGGTGCTTGGCGTGTATATAATGAGATGGTCGAGAGAGATTGCCGTGGTGAAAATTGTTGTCTTGACAATTATAGTGTTTGTATTATAGTTAAAGGATTGTGTAAAGAAGGAAAGGTTGAGGAAGGTCTAAAGTTGATTGAGAAAAGGTGGGGGAAGAATTGCATACCAAACATTGTGTTTTATAATACTCTCATTGATGGATATTGCAAGAGAGGTGATGTTAAGAGAGCCTATGGGCTTCTGGAGGACTTGAAAAGAAAGGGTTTCTTGCCAACAGAAGAGACTTATGGGGCCATCGTATATGGCTTATGCAAACAAGGAAATTTTGAGAAGGTCGATCGTATCTTGAAACATATGGAGTTGAGGGGCATGGAAGTTAATGTTCAAGTATACAATAATATTCTAGACGCTAAGTATAAATGTGGTTTCATTGGAGGAGCATTGGAAATTGCTAGAAAAATGATTGAGCTTGGCTGCAAGTTGGACATTGTGACTTATAATTCTTTGATCTCTAATGCATGTAAGGATGGGAAGGTTCAGGATGCTGAGATGCTTTTAGAAGAGATACTTAAGAGGGGATTGATTCCAAATAAGCTAAGCTTTACGCCTCTCATACATGCCCACTGCAAGAAAGGAGATTTTGACCAGGCCTCCAGTCTTGTCATTAAGATGACAGAATATGGACATAAACCTGATTTGATAACTTATGGAAGTCTTATACATGGCCTAGTTGTTGCTGGAGAGATAGATGCTGCATTAACTATTCGAAACAAGATGATAGAAAAGGAAGTACCTCCTGATGCATGCATTTATAATGTCTTGATCAATGGACTTTGTAGAAAAGGTAGATTTGCAGATGCAAAGCAGCTTTCTGTAGAGATGCTCAACCACAATATATCACCTGATGCATATGTCTATGCCACTTTACTTGATGGATTTATAAGGGGTGGTAATTTTGACGATGCAAAGAAACTTTTTGATGACATTATCAATAAGGGTATGGACCCTGGGCTTGTGGGGTACAATGCTATGCTTAAAGGCTATTGCAAATTTGGGATGATGAAAGATGCAGTCCTTTGTATGAGTAGAATGACTTATAGAAACATCAAGCCTGATGAATTTACTTACTCTACGATTATTGATGGATACATTAAGCAAAATAAATTTTGTAGTGCATTATCGATGTTTAGCCTGATGCTAAAACGAAATGTTGCACCTAATGTTGTAATTTATACCTCTCTTCTCAGTGGGTTTTGCCAGAATGGAGATTTTACAGGAGCtgaaaagatttttaagacaatgGAATCGAATGGAATGACACCTAATGTTGTGACATACACTATACTCATAGGTAGCCTTTGCAAAAAGGGGGATCTTGTGAAAGCAGCATTGATTTTTGAAAGGATGCTGGCCAGCAAGTGTGCTCCCAATGATGTCAcatttcattatttaattaacgGATTATCAAATAACTCAGCTTCTGTCATTTCAAGGACAGACAGTGAATCTGATCTTCATATGCCTATGCTTCTTGATGTTTTTGGAGCAATGATGTCTGATGGCTTGCACCCTATCTCTGGTGCATATATTTCGATCATTACTTGCCTTTGCTTGCGCAGAATGCTTGGAACTGCACTGCAGTTGACGGATAAGATGCGGCTTAAAGGCTTTCCTCTAGATTCAGTGACTTTGGCTGCCTTGTTATATGGTATTTGTTTGGAGGGTAAGTCTAAAGAATGGAGGAGCATAATTCCTCCCAAATTGATTGGCACAGAGCAGGATGTAGCTTTAATTTACATGACCATATTTTCACGCTATTCAACTCGTGAAGTGACCTCAGAGGTATCACTGATTTTGCATCACCTTGCTAGAAGGAAGCAAAATGTTGTGAATGAGACGTGA